One window of the Acidobacteriota bacterium genome contains the following:
- a CDS encoding cyclic nucleotide-binding domain-containing protein — protein sequence MKEEFLRRTPIFATLDDEELSQVLLIGRVVDFEPDRAIFAEGDAGAAFYLVEKGAVRISKMTPLGEEALAILREGAFFGEMALLDDTPRSAHAFPHEGSARLIEFRIRELRELMEKDTALACKMLWALCRTLAARLRDTNDRFQSLFIMTSSFQ from the coding sequence ATGAAAGAGGAGTTCCTGAGGCGCACCCCGATCTTCGCGACCCTCGACGACGAGGAGCTCTCCCAGGTGCTCCTCATCGGGCGCGTGGTGGACTTCGAGCCCGACAGGGCGATTTTCGCGGAGGGGGACGCGGGAGCGGCGTTCTACCTGGTCGAGAAGGGGGCGGTCCGCATCAGCAAGATGACGCCGCTCGGCGAGGAGGCCCTGGCGATCCTCAGGGAGGGGGCCTTCTTCGGAGAGATGGCCCTCCTCGACGACACGCCGAGATCGGCGCACGCTTTCCCGCACGAGGGAAGCGCCCGCCTCATCGAGTTCCGGATCCGCGAGCTGAGGGAGCTGATGGAGAAGGACACCGCGCTCGCGTGCAAGATGCTCTGGGCGCTGTGCCGCACCCTGGCGGCCCGGCTCCGGGACACCAATGACCGGTTCCAGAGCCTCTTCATCATGACCTCGTCGTTCCAGTAG